One window from the genome of Magnolia sinica isolate HGM2019 chromosome 4, MsV1, whole genome shotgun sequence encodes:
- the LOC131242923 gene encoding nicotinamidase 2-like, giving the protein MATSTPSYQKYAIKRRNPDPKNSALLVIDMQNYFSSIAAPILPALKNTIHLCRTTEIPVLFTRHAHRSPADYGMLAEWWNNDLILDGTTESELMQELGRRSTETVVQKSTYSGFQGTDLEAILKERGIEEVIITGVMTNLCCETTARDAFGRGFRVFFSTDATATATKELHEASLMNLAYGFAYLVDCESLSKGFGLEEEET; this is encoded by the coding sequence ATGGCAACATCCACCCCTTCTTACCAGAAATACGCCATCAAACGAAGAAATCCCGACCCCAAAAACTCCGCTCTCCTCGTCATCGACATGCAGAACTACTTCTCCTCCATCGCAGCGCCGATCCTTCCCGCCCTCAAGAACACCATCCATCTCTGCCGGACCACCGAAATCCCTGTGCTCTTCACCCGCCACGCCCACCGATCCCCCGCGGACTACGGCATGCTGGCTGAGTGGTGGAACAACGATCTCATCCTCGACGGGACCACAGAATCGGAGCTCATGCAGGAGCTCGGGCGGCGGAGCACCGAAACGGTGGTGCAGAAGAGCACGTACAGCGGATTCCAGGGGACGGATCTGGAGGCGATCTTGAAGGAAAGAGGGATTGAGGAGGTGATAATCACGGGCGTTATGACAAATCTCTGCTGCGAGACTACGGCGAGGGATGCTTTTGGGAggggttttagggttttcttctcaacGGATGCGACGGCGACTGCGACGAAGGAGCTGCACGAGGCGAGCTTGATGAACTTGGCTTATGGATTCGCTTATTTGGTGGATTGCGAGAGCCTGAGTAAGGGTTTTGGGTTGGAGGAGGAGGAGACGTAG
- the LOC131244102 gene encoding prolycopene isomerase, chloroplastic-like, with product MLSDDFAYEYVAELLISGFLKVLLADLIIEDLFDCDCLSCCLLFQAVVVELPFSSAHPVSVSVMYEYSKALHVWIFNALNSLELKSLEEPIYLFGQFFKKPLECLTLVKQHDLYAEDQSRIIFVIVGCRSMKVHSRSPIVSLHRCRVSTVNALQTPVINASMVLCDRHFGGINYPVGGVGGIAKALVKGLVDKGSKILYKANVTNIILEHGKAVRVRLSDGRKFFSKTVISNATRRDTFVMPSKIGTMHLRQSFQLSENS from the exons ATGCTTTCCGATGATTTTGCATACGAGTACGTTGCAGAATTGTTAATTTCAGGCTTTCTGAAGGTTCTTTTAGCAGATTTG ATTATAGAAGATTTGTTTGATTGTGATTGCTTGAGCTGTTGTTTGCTATTTCAAGCAGTTGTGGTTGAGTTGCC gTTCTCAAGCGCTCATCCAGTGTCAGTATCAGTCATGTATGAGTACAGTAAGGCGTTGCATGTATGGATATTCAATGCACTGAATTCATTGGAGCTGAAGTCACTTGAGGAGCCAATTTACCTTTTTGGACAATTCTTTAAGAAGCCCTTGGAATGCTTGACGCTTG TTAAACAACATGATCTCTATGCTGAGGATCAAAGCAGAATTATATTTGTAATTGTTGGGTGCCGGAGCATGAAAGTACATTCGAGATCCCCAATTGTTAGCCTTCATAGATGCAGAG TGAGCACAGTTAATGCTTTGCAGACACCAGTGATCAATGCAAGCATG GTTTTATGCGACAGGCATTTTGGAGGGATAAACTACCCAGTTGGTGGTGTTGGTGGAATTGCGAAGGCGTTAGTGAAAGGCTTAGTAGATAAGGGCAGTAAAATACTCTATAAAGCTAATGTGACTAATATTATACTCGAGCATGGAAAGGCT GTGAGAGTGAGGCTTTCAGATGGAAGGAAGTTTTTCTCCAAAACCGTAATATCAAATGCAACTAGAAGGGATACCTTTG TGATGCCATCGAAAATTGGAACGATGCACCTGCGTCAGTCCTTCCAGTTATCAGAAAACTCATAG